Proteins encoded together in one Diabrotica undecimpunctata isolate CICGRU chromosome 3, icDiaUnde3, whole genome shotgun sequence window:
- the LOC140436481 gene encoding uncharacterized protein isoform X2, whose amino-acid sequence MMNSSTVFKTKRVCHRHFEDKFVSSWSHKLYKNAIPSLHLYDSSSNVHPRSISMLCVEANVTKIKSPSTSRDAQSTHMFQSFEIPHCIAEHNDAQLPNEEILIQTDESVALKNITPLKILQQCNISRGTITPKKKKIYAALKQLHHKYSLERNSKKSFQRRLFEAEEFYKENKLGDLQNVKQKSLDDLLLMRNVWLCLYTNKVLVHIVFFPIYLSYPVNQH is encoded by the exons ATGATGAATTCCagtacagtttttaaaacaaaacgagTCTGCCACAGACACTTTGAAGATAAGTTTGTTTCTTCATGGAGCCATAAATTGTATAAAAATGCAATTCCTAGCTTACATTTGTATG ATTCTTCTTCTAATGTACATCCCAGAAGTATTTCAATGTTGTGTGTGGAAGCAAATGTAACCAAAA ttaAGAGTCCTTCAACAAGTAGAGATGCACAATCTACACACATGtttcaatcatttgagataccCCATTGTA TTGCCGAACACAATGATGCACAGTTACCAAACGAAGAAATTTTAATACAAACTGATGAGA GTGTTGCCCTTAAGAATATCACACCactgaaaatattgcagcagTGTAATATATCAAGAGGTACAATTacccctaaaaagaaaaaaatatatgcaGCATTAAAACAATTACACCACAAATACTCTTTGGAGAGAAATAGCAAAAAGTCTTTTCAACGCAGACTGTTTGAAGCTgaagagttttataaagaaaataagttGGGTGATCTTCAGAACGTTAAGCAAAAAAGCTTAGACGACTTACTCTTAATGAGAAATGTTTGGCTTTGTCTTTATACAAACAAAGTGCTCGTTCATATAGTATTCTTTCCAATATATTTATCTTACCCAGTAAATCAACATTAA
- the LOC140436481 gene encoding uncharacterized protein isoform X1: MMNSSTVFKTKRVCHRHFEDKFVSSWSHKLYKNAIPSLHLYDSSSNVHPRSISMLCVEANVTKIKSPSTSRDAQSTHMFQSFEIPHCIAEHNDAQLPNEEILIQTDESKDLKGVALKNITPLKILQQCNISRGTITPKKKKIYAALKQLHHKYSLERNSKKSFQRRLFEAEEFYKENKLGDLQNVKQKSLDDLLLMRNVWLCLYTNKVLVHIVFFPIYLSYPVNQH; encoded by the exons ATGATGAATTCCagtacagtttttaaaacaaaacgagTCTGCCACAGACACTTTGAAGATAAGTTTGTTTCTTCATGGAGCCATAAATTGTATAAAAATGCAATTCCTAGCTTACATTTGTATG ATTCTTCTTCTAATGTACATCCCAGAAGTATTTCAATGTTGTGTGTGGAAGCAAATGTAACCAAAA ttaAGAGTCCTTCAACAAGTAGAGATGCACAATCTACACACATGtttcaatcatttgagataccCCATTGTA TTGCCGAACACAATGATGCACAGTTACCAAACGAAGAAATTTTAATACAAACTGATGAGAGTAAGGATTTAAAAG GTGTTGCCCTTAAGAATATCACACCactgaaaatattgcagcagTGTAATATATCAAGAGGTACAATTacccctaaaaagaaaaaaatatatgcaGCATTAAAACAATTACACCACAAATACTCTTTGGAGAGAAATAGCAAAAAGTCTTTTCAACGCAGACTGTTTGAAGCTgaagagttttataaagaaaataagttGGGTGATCTTCAGAACGTTAAGCAAAAAAGCTTAGACGACTTACTCTTAATGAGAAATGTTTGGCTTTGTCTTTATACAAACAAAGTGCTCGTTCATATAGTATTCTTTCCAATATATTTATCTTACCCAGTAAATCAACATTAA